The following are from one region of the Hymenobacter sp. YIM 151858-1 genome:
- the ispG gene encoding (E)-4-hydroxy-3-methylbut-2-enyl-diphosphate synthase, with product MSTSASKIYCPSLTEYKRREARVVNIGDLPLGGHYPIRVQSMTTVDTMDTMGSVEETLRMVAAGCEYVRITAPSMKEAQNLLEIRKELRKRGCTVPLIADIHFTPNAAELAARIVEKVRVNPGNYVDKKKFQTIEYTDAEYQGEIERIRERFRPLVQICKEYGTAMRIGTNHGSLSDRILSRYGDTPLGMVESALEFLRICEDENYYNVVLSMKASNTQVMVQAYRLLVQKLAAEGLQPYPLHLGVTEAGEAEDGRIKSAVGIGTLLEDGLGDTVRVSLTEPPEAEAPVARMLIDRYTNRAAEAKPIAPLGNEEGLTKKEEGATDPSFVIPPSSLAIPIDPFQYHRRHSHEVLNLGGQNVPRVLADISRLPQLEYADLRCVGHLYSAFLDKFQMNDLGADFIYTGQRPVPFMLPNGLKELVDYSAWIDGGKREDHYPVLTQSEYAVAAAKHPEANFVFHNLESLTTAALEQLRHDRTAVVILYTDNAHAMPEIRRAFFRLMNHGITNPVIINRQYPEQAPEQTQLYAATDVGGLLLDGLGDCVVLSTEKLPDADQATWLQRLDALNQLSFGILQAARTRMSKTEYISCPSCGRTLFDLPETTAMIRRRTDHLKGVKIGIMGCIVNGPGEMADADYGYVGVGRGKIALYRGQEVIKKSVPEEAAVDELINLIREDGRWVEPVKLEEQVGA from the coding sequence ATGAGCACTTCCGCTTCCAAGATTTACTGCCCCAGCCTTACCGAATACAAGCGTCGCGAAGCGCGCGTGGTGAACATCGGCGACCTGCCCCTAGGTGGCCATTATCCCATTCGGGTGCAGAGCATGACCACCGTCGATACCATGGATACCATGGGCTCGGTGGAGGAGACGCTGCGCATGGTGGCGGCCGGCTGCGAGTACGTGCGCATCACGGCGCCGAGCATGAAGGAAGCCCAGAACCTGCTCGAAATCAGGAAGGAACTGCGCAAGCGCGGCTGCACGGTGCCGCTCATTGCCGACATACACTTCACGCCCAACGCCGCCGAACTGGCTGCGCGCATCGTGGAGAAAGTGCGCGTGAACCCCGGCAACTACGTCGACAAAAAGAAATTCCAGACCATCGAGTACACCGACGCCGAGTATCAGGGCGAGATTGAGCGTATTCGGGAGCGGTTTCGGCCGCTGGTGCAAATCTGCAAGGAGTACGGCACGGCCATGCGCATCGGCACGAACCACGGGTCGTTGTCGGACCGCATTCTGTCGCGCTACGGCGATACGCCGCTGGGCATGGTAGAGTCGGCGCTGGAGTTTTTGCGCATCTGCGAAGACGAGAACTACTACAACGTGGTGCTCTCGATGAAGGCCTCCAACACGCAAGTGATGGTGCAGGCCTACCGCCTGCTGGTGCAAAAGCTTGCCGCCGAAGGCCTTCAGCCGTACCCGCTGCACCTGGGCGTAACCGAAGCCGGCGAAGCCGAAGACGGCCGCATCAAGTCGGCCGTGGGCATTGGCACCCTGCTCGAAGACGGCCTGGGTGACACCGTGCGCGTGTCGCTCACGGAGCCGCCCGAAGCCGAAGCGCCCGTGGCCCGCATGCTCATCGACCGCTACACCAACCGCGCCGCCGAGGCCAAACCAATTGCCCCGTTGGGGAATGAAGAAGGATTAACGAAGAAGGAAGAGGGGGCTACCGACCCATCCTTCGTCATTCCTCCTTCATCCTTAGCCATTCCCATCGACCCGTTCCAGTACCACCGCCGCCACTCGCACGAGGTGCTGAACCTAGGCGGGCAGAACGTGCCGCGCGTGCTGGCCGATATATCGCGCCTACCGCAGCTGGAGTACGCCGATCTGCGGTGCGTGGGGCACCTGTACTCGGCCTTCCTCGATAAGTTTCAGATGAACGACCTAGGGGCCGACTTCATCTACACCGGCCAGCGCCCGGTGCCTTTCATGCTGCCCAACGGCCTGAAGGAGCTGGTTGATTACTCGGCCTGGATTGACGGCGGCAAACGCGAAGACCACTACCCGGTGCTCACCCAAAGCGAGTACGCCGTGGCCGCCGCCAAGCACCCCGAGGCCAACTTCGTGTTCCATAACCTGGAGTCGCTCACCACGGCAGCACTCGAGCAACTGCGCCACGACCGCACGGCCGTTGTTATTCTTTACACAGACAACGCCCACGCCATGCCCGAAATCCGCCGGGCTTTCTTCCGGCTGATGAACCACGGCATCACCAACCCGGTCATCATCAACCGCCAGTACCCCGAGCAGGCGCCCGAGCAAACGCAGCTCTACGCCGCTACCGATGTGGGTGGCCTGCTGCTCGATGGCCTCGGCGACTGCGTGGTGCTCAGCACCGAAAAGCTGCCCGATGCCGACCAAGCTACCTGGCTGCAGCGCCTCGATGCGCTAAACCAGCTCAGCTTCGGTATTCTACAGGCGGCTCGCACGCGCATGAGCAAAACGGAGTACATCAGCTGCCCGAGCTGCGGCCGTACGCTGTTCGACCTGCCCGAAACCACCGCCATGATTCGCCGCCGCACCGACCACCTCAAGGGCGTGAAAATCGGCATCATGGGCTGCATCGTGAATGGCCCCGGCGAAATGGCCGATGCCGACTACGGCTACGTAGGCGTGGGCCGCGGCAAAATTGCCCTGTACCGCGGGCAAGAGGTCATCAAGAAATCGGTGCCCGAAGAAGCTGCCGTTGATGAGTTGATTAACCTGATTCGGGAGGACGGGCGGTGGGTTGAGCCCGTGAAGCTGGAGGAGCAGGTAGGAGCGTAA
- a CDS encoding HAD family hydrolase, with translation MIQTVIFDMDGVLVDTEPLHHDAFFRHFAELGIPMTAEEYATFLGASTRNVYQHLKQEFGLAGDVEELMKRKRELFAVSFDEAAELDLLPGARELIADLREAGVPLQLASSASKETINRVFRRFGLYPHFDNLVSGEDFPRSKPDPAIFLRAAELAGVAPQHCLVIEDSHNGVTAAKAAGMYCIGYRSEHSEGQDLHHADQVVSHLGQLSAAAIRAL, from the coding sequence ATGATTCAAACCGTCATCTTCGACATGGACGGCGTACTCGTTGATACCGAGCCGCTGCACCACGATGCCTTTTTCCGCCACTTTGCCGAGCTGGGCATTCCGATGACGGCCGAGGAATACGCCACATTCCTAGGTGCTTCTACCCGCAACGTGTACCAGCATCTTAAGCAGGAGTTCGGCCTGGCCGGCGACGTTGAGGAGTTGATGAAGCGCAAGCGCGAGCTGTTTGCGGTATCGTTCGACGAAGCAGCGGAACTGGATTTGCTGCCCGGGGCGCGCGAGCTGATAGCGGACTTACGCGAGGCGGGCGTGCCGCTGCAGCTGGCCTCGTCGGCGAGCAAGGAAACCATCAACCGCGTGTTCCGGCGCTTCGGGCTGTACCCGCATTTTGATAACCTGGTGAGCGGCGAGGACTTTCCGCGCTCCAAACCCGACCCGGCCATTTTCCTACGCGCCGCCGAGCTGGCCGGTGTAGCGCCGCAGCACTGCCTGGTTATCGAAGACTCGCACAACGGCGTAACGGCGGCCAAAGCGGCCGGTATGTACTGCATCGGCTACCGCAGCGAGCATTCCGAAGGCCAGGACCTGCACCACGCCGACCAGGTGGTGTCGCATCTGGGGCAGCTCAGTGCCGCGGCTATTCGGGCGCTGTAA
- a CDS encoding DUF6984 family protein, producing MIGRPLNLPELGLLVYLIRSAPQAGRLLGYLHTAEVTELSANGIGSLRFSSHVPNRHLGERIASTQFLDEDGVPVLAALYLDQHGELYELDCWKPDETPLGRIPAF from the coding sequence ATGATTGGTCGTCCGCTGAACCTGCCGGAGCTGGGCTTGCTCGTTTACTTGATCCGCAGCGCCCCGCAAGCGGGGCGCCTGTTGGGCTACCTGCACACCGCCGAGGTAACCGAGCTGAGTGCCAACGGCATCGGCAGCCTACGTTTTAGCAGCCACGTGCCCAACCGACACCTAGGCGAGCGAATTGCCAGCACGCAGTTCCTCGACGAAGACGGGGTGCCCGTGTTGGCGGCGCTGTACCTCGATCAGCACGGCGAGCTGTACGAGCTCGATTGCTGGAAACCCGACGAAACACCGCTCGGGCGCATCCCGGCTTTTTAG
- a CDS encoding nuclear transport factor 2 family protein encodes MKHLLLSCCLAGLAPVAAAQSATDTKAVKQTIDTFFEGMRKGDSAMVRSTLAPTVVMQTISTRGDSPQVRTENPAEFLKAVGTPHPEVWDERISYERVLIDAGLASVWTPYQFYAGNKFSHCGYNSFQLVRMAQGWKIAYVIDTRRKDKCKP; translated from the coding sequence ATGAAACACCTGCTCCTCTCCTGCTGCCTGGCTGGCCTGGCCCCGGTGGCCGCAGCCCAATCGGCCACCGACACCAAAGCGGTTAAGCAAACCATCGACACCTTTTTCGAGGGCATGCGCAAAGGCGACAGCGCCATGGTTCGCAGCACCCTCGCGCCTACGGTGGTAATGCAAACCATCAGCACGCGCGGCGACAGCCCGCAGGTGCGCACCGAAAACCCCGCCGAGTTTCTGAAGGCCGTAGGCACCCCACACCCCGAAGTATGGGATGAGCGCATCAGCTACGAGCGCGTGCTGATCGACGCGGGTCTGGCCAGCGTCTGGACACCCTACCAGTTTTACGCGGGCAACAAGTTCAGCCACTGCGGCTACAACTCGTTTCAGCTGGTGCGCATGGCGCAGGGCTGGAAAATTGCCTACGTCATCGACACCCGCCGCAAGGATAAGTGCAAGCCCTAG
- a CDS encoding DUF6728 family protein, with product MRTKGLFDFGPVFGYFFRKKDPNRHTNFNLRTMHTINKISMLMFLAGLIFMLFKFVILR from the coding sequence ATGCGTACGAAAGGTTTGTTTGATTTTGGCCCCGTGTTCGGCTACTTCTTCCGCAAGAAAGACCCAAACCGCCACACCAACTTCAACCTGCGCACGATGCACACCATCAATAAAATATCGATGCTGATGTTTCTGGCAGGTCTGATTTTCATGCTCTTCAAGTTCGTGATTCTGCGCTAA
- a CDS encoding MmcQ/YjbR family DNA-binding protein: protein MNIEELREYCLSKPGTTEATPFDEDTLVFKVGGKIYALASIGSYESVNLKCDPERAVQLRDEHDFVRPGYHMNKKHWNTVLVGTGISVRMLQELIDHSYDLVRASLPKAKQAELAAAD, encoded by the coding sequence ATGAACATCGAAGAACTCCGCGAGTACTGCCTCAGCAAGCCCGGCACCACCGAAGCAACCCCCTTCGACGAGGACACGCTGGTGTTTAAAGTAGGCGGCAAGATTTATGCCCTCGCCAGCATCGGCAGCTACGAAAGCGTAAACCTGAAGTGCGACCCGGAGCGCGCCGTGCAGCTGCGCGACGAGCACGATTTTGTGCGGCCCGGCTACCACATGAACAAGAAGCACTGGAACACGGTGCTGGTGGGCACCGGCATCTCGGTGCGCATGCTGCAGGAGCTGATCGACCATTCCTACGACCTGGTGCGCGCCTCGCTACCCAAAGCCAAACAGGCCGAGCTGGCCGCTGCCGATTAG
- a CDS encoding acyltransferase family protein, whose product MSALPARPATSTSYRPELDAFRVLPVLMVIAQHWLPVPWVRTATSSVGVTTFFVLSGYFVTNILRRAQASAQPWRVLKPFYLRRSLRILPAFYAALLAAWLLNLSFVREYLGWFALQGANFLFFSKQAWGEGVGHWWSLAVEEQFYLLWPALVLLVGVRRLPWLLGALVVLGPVLRWYLLAATGTSFSLVLLPAHLDVFALGGLLGLAMAGPQPFGFRSWAIGFAILLPAYVLLKHLGGHPELVLAPSLLALLAACALGMILLTPSTAARKVLSHPVLVWVGQRSYGLYLYHLFMPVLLHRVLHRVAPAYATAAWEQSPLALLLMAAGLLIVASVSWSWLERPLRRLGQRFAYPRG is encoded by the coding sequence ATGTCAGCTTTGCCGGCTCGCCCAGCCACCAGTACCAGCTACCGCCCCGAGCTCGACGCGTTTCGGGTGCTGCCCGTGCTGATGGTGATTGCGCAGCACTGGCTGCCGGTACCGTGGGTGCGCACCGCTACCAGCTCGGTGGGCGTCACGACGTTTTTTGTGCTGAGCGGCTACTTCGTTACCAACATTCTGCGGCGGGCCCAGGCCAGTGCGCAGCCGTGGCGGGTGCTGAAACCGTTTTACCTGCGCCGCAGCCTGCGCATTTTGCCGGCCTTTTACGCGGCGTTGCTCGCGGCCTGGCTCCTCAACCTCAGCTTCGTGCGCGAGTACCTAGGGTGGTTTGCGCTGCAGGGCGCTAACTTCCTGTTTTTCAGCAAGCAAGCCTGGGGCGAAGGCGTGGGCCACTGGTGGTCGTTGGCGGTGGAAGAACAGTTTTACCTGCTCTGGCCCGCGTTGGTGCTGCTAGTTGGCGTGCGCCGCCTGCCCTGGTTGCTGGGCGCGCTGGTGGTGCTTGGCCCGGTGCTGCGCTGGTATTTGCTGGCCGCTACGGGTACCTCGTTCAGCCTGGTGCTGCTCCCCGCCCACCTCGATGTATTCGCCCTAGGTGGTTTGCTTGGGCTGGCCATGGCAGGGCCCCAACCGTTTGGTTTCCGAAGCTGGGCTATCGGCTTTGCTATACTGCTGCCCGCTTACGTGCTGCTCAAGCACCTAGGCGGCCACCCGGAATTGGTACTGGCGCCCAGCCTGTTGGCACTGCTGGCCGCCTGCGCGCTGGGCATGATTTTGCTGACGCCCTCCACCGCGGCGCGCAAGGTGCTTAGCCACCCGGTGCTGGTGTGGGTGGGCCAGCGCAGCTACGGGCTATACCTGTACCACTTGTTTATGCCCGTGCTGCTGCACCGCGTGTTGCACCGCGTAGCGCCCGCCTATGCTACGGCCGCGTGGGAGCAGTCGCCGCTGGCGTTGCTGCTGATGGCCGCTGGATTGTTAATAGTAGCTTCCGTGTCCTGGTCTTGGCTCGAGCGGCCGTTGCGCCGCCTGGGGCAGCGCTTCGCCTACCCCCGGGGCTAA
- the leuS gene encoding leucine--tRNA ligase, with product MPGYRPQEIEKKWQDFWQQNQTFRAENHSEKPKYYVLDMFPYPSGAGLHVGHPLGYIASDIVTRYKRHRGFNVLHPMGFDSFGLPAEQYAIQTGQHPEKTTRENIARYIEQLSSLGFSYDWSREVRTSDASYYKWTQWIFLKLFNAWYNLDTNRAESIRTLQDKFAAEGSAGVRAVCDEDERHDFTAGQWQMMSEAQRVAAVHPYRLAYQSETYVNWCPQLGTVLSNDEVKDGVSERGGYPVERRLMPQWNLRITAYAQRLLDGLDHIDWPEAVKEMQRNWIGRSVGAEVRFEVENHPELPLTVFTTRPDTLFGVTYMALAPESELLETLITDEQRAEVEKYVEWAKNRSERDRMADVKTITGAFTGSYALHPFSGEKLPIWVADYVLAGYGTGVVMAVPAHDTRDFAFAKHFALPIVPVVEGFDEEAGEAYAAKEGRIINSDFLNGLEVKPALKAVIERLEEMGIGKGKVNYRLRDAIFGRQRYWGEPIPVYYRDGMAFGVAEQDLPLVLPEIDEYKPTETGEPPLGRAKDWKYRGQFDFELSTMPGWAGSSWYYLRYMDPQNDERFVGEEAEQYWQTVDLYMGGAEHATGHLLYSRFWYLFLKDLGLVSGHEPFQKLINQGMILGRSNFVYRINGTNKFVTNSKKGEYETTPLHVDVNITEDDVLDIEAFRKWREDFANAEFILEDNGTYVCGVEIEKMSKSKYNVVNPDTLIERYGADALRLHEMFLGPLEQFKPWNTQGMTGVSGFLKKFWRLFFPEDRDWAVTDEAASPAELKALHKAIKKVQEDIERFSFNTSVSTFMICVNELSALNCHKRAILEPLVVLISPYAPHLAEELWAHLGHEAGSLSTAPFPEFNEAYLVEDTVNYPVAINGKVREQLQFPANATAAEIEQTVLGTDILARYAEGKPAKKVIVVPGRMVNVVV from the coding sequence ATGCCCGGCTACCGTCCGCAGGAGATAGAGAAAAAGTGGCAGGACTTCTGGCAACAAAACCAGACGTTCCGCGCCGAGAACCACTCCGAGAAGCCCAAGTACTACGTGCTCGACATGTTCCCCTACCCCTCGGGGGCGGGCCTGCACGTAGGGCACCCGCTGGGCTACATCGCCTCCGATATCGTTACGCGCTACAAGCGCCACCGCGGCTTTAACGTGCTGCACCCCATGGGCTTCGACTCGTTTGGCCTACCCGCCGAGCAGTACGCCATCCAGACGGGCCAGCACCCCGAAAAAACCACCCGCGAAAATATTGCCCGCTACATCGAGCAGCTGTCGTCGTTGGGCTTTAGCTACGACTGGAGCCGCGAGGTACGCACCTCCGATGCCAGCTACTACAAATGGACGCAGTGGATTTTCCTGAAGCTGTTCAACGCGTGGTACAACCTCGATACGAACCGGGCCGAAAGCATCCGCACGCTGCAGGATAAGTTTGCCGCCGAAGGCTCAGCCGGCGTGCGCGCCGTGTGCGACGAAGACGAGCGCCACGACTTTACGGCCGGCCAGTGGCAGATGATGAGCGAGGCCCAGCGCGTGGCCGCCGTGCACCCCTACCGCCTGGCGTACCAGAGCGAAACCTACGTAAACTGGTGCCCCCAGCTCGGAACGGTACTTTCCAACGACGAGGTGAAGGATGGCGTATCGGAGCGCGGCGGTTACCCCGTGGAGCGCCGCCTGATGCCCCAGTGGAACCTGCGCATCACTGCCTACGCCCAACGCCTGCTCGACGGCCTCGACCACATCGACTGGCCCGAAGCCGTGAAGGAAATGCAGCGCAACTGGATTGGCCGCTCCGTGGGCGCCGAGGTGCGCTTTGAGGTAGAAAACCACCCCGAGCTGCCGCTAACGGTATTCACCACCCGCCCCGACACCCTGTTCGGCGTTACGTACATGGCCTTGGCGCCCGAGTCGGAGCTGCTCGAAACGCTCATCACCGACGAGCAACGCGCTGAGGTAGAGAAGTACGTGGAGTGGGCCAAAAACCGCTCGGAGCGCGACCGTATGGCTGACGTGAAGACCATTACCGGTGCTTTCACGGGTTCGTACGCGCTGCACCCCTTCAGCGGCGAGAAGCTGCCCATTTGGGTGGCCGACTACGTGCTGGCCGGCTACGGCACCGGCGTGGTAATGGCCGTACCGGCCCACGATACCCGCGACTTCGCCTTTGCCAAGCACTTCGCGCTGCCCATCGTGCCCGTAGTGGAGGGCTTCGATGAGGAAGCCGGTGAAGCTTACGCGGCCAAGGAAGGCCGCATCATCAACTCCGATTTCCTCAACGGCCTCGAAGTAAAGCCCGCCCTCAAAGCCGTAATCGAGCGCCTCGAGGAAATGGGCATCGGCAAGGGCAAGGTGAACTACCGCCTGCGCGATGCCATCTTCGGCCGGCAGCGCTACTGGGGCGAGCCTATCCCCGTTTACTACCGCGACGGTATGGCCTTCGGCGTGGCCGAGCAAGACCTGCCGCTGGTGCTGCCCGAAATCGACGAGTACAAGCCCACCGAAACCGGCGAGCCGCCCTTAGGTCGGGCTAAGGACTGGAAGTACCGCGGGCAGTTCGATTTTGAGCTGAGCACCATGCCCGGCTGGGCGGGCTCTTCGTGGTACTACCTACGCTATATGGACCCGCAAAACGACGAGCGTTTTGTGGGCGAAGAAGCCGAGCAGTACTGGCAGACCGTAGACCTATACATGGGTGGTGCTGAGCACGCTACGGGCCATTTGCTCTACTCCCGCTTCTGGTACTTGTTCCTGAAAGACCTAGGGCTGGTAAGCGGCCACGAGCCCTTCCAGAAGCTCATCAACCAGGGCATGATCCTGGGTCGCTCGAACTTTGTGTACCGCATCAACGGCACCAACAAGTTCGTGACGAACTCGAAGAAAGGCGAGTACGAAACCACGCCCCTGCACGTGGATGTGAACATCACTGAAGACGACGTGCTCGACATCGAAGCTTTCCGCAAGTGGCGCGAAGACTTTGCTAATGCCGAGTTTATTCTCGAAGACAACGGCACCTACGTGTGCGGCGTCGAAATCGAGAAGATGTCGAAGTCGAAGTACAACGTGGTGAACCCCGACACGCTGATTGAGCGCTACGGGGCCGACGCGCTGCGCCTGCACGAGATGTTCCTGGGCCCGTTGGAGCAGTTCAAGCCCTGGAACACCCAAGGCATGACGGGCGTATCGGGCTTCCTGAAGAAGTTCTGGCGCTTGTTCTTCCCCGAAGACCGCGACTGGGCCGTTACCGACGAAGCCGCCTCGCCGGCCGAGCTGAAGGCCCTGCACAAGGCCATCAAGAAGGTGCAGGAAGACATCGAGCGGTTCTCGTTCAACACCTCCGTCAGCACGTTTATGATTTGCGTGAACGAGCTTTCGGCCCTGAACTGCCACAAGCGCGCCATTCTGGAGCCGCTGGTGGTGCTGATTTCGCCCTACGCCCCGCACCTGGCCGAGGAGCTCTGGGCGCACCTGGGCCACGAAGCCGGTTCGCTCAGCACGGCTCCGTTCCCCGAGTTCAACGAGGCGTACCTGGTTGAAGACACGGTGAACTACCCGGTGGCCATCAACGGCAAAGTGCGCGAGCAGCTGCAGTTCCCGGCCAACGCCACGGCCGCCGAAATCGAGCAAACCGTACTCGGCACCGATATCCTGGCCCGCTACGCCGAAGGCAAGCCCGCCAAAAAGGTGATTGTGGTGCCCGGCCGCATGGTGAACGTGGTGGTGTAA